A genomic region of Arachis hypogaea cultivar Tifrunner chromosome 5, arahy.Tifrunner.gnm2.J5K5, whole genome shotgun sequence contains the following coding sequences:
- the LOC112803148 gene encoding uncharacterized protein, with amino-acid sequence MEGPGPPANDMCSVCHGNFNTPCQSNCCHWFCANCIMLVWHHGSAVQPCKCPLCRRPITLLVPTDDSLSHRHDPEVANALDKIQRYNRLFGEREGGLLQRLQDLPFLLRRLLRDFSDPRRSLPLVIRARVYIAMILSVVYIISPIDIIPEGILGIVGLLDDLLIVLICFLHVAALYRSVLYLRHGGS; translated from the exons ATGGAGGGTCCTGGTCCTCCTGCGAACGATATGTGCTCGGTGTGCCATGGGAACTTCAACACTCCGTGTCAATCCAACTGCTGTCACTGGTTCTGCGCCAACTGCATCATGCTCGTCTGGCACCACGGATCCGCCGTGCAGCCCTGCAAGTGCCCCCTCTGCCGCCGTCCTATCACTCTCCTCGTCCCCACCGACGACTCCCTCAGCCACCGCCATGACCCCGAGGTTGCTAACGCTCTTGACAAGATCCAGAGATACAATCGCTTGTTCGGTGAGCGTGAGGGCGGGCTTCTTCAGCGATTGCAAGATCTTCCATTCCTACTGCGTCGGCTTCTCCGGGACTTCTCCGATCCTCGCAGATCCCTTCCACTTGTCATTCGAGCTCGCGTCTACATTGCT ATGATACTAAGTGTTGTGTACATCATCAGCCCTATAGACATCATTCCAGAAG GGATATTAGGAATAGTTGGACTCTTGGATGATCTGCTCATTGTGCTCATCTGTTTCCTGCACGTCGCTGCCCTTTATAGATCAGTACTCTATCTCCGCCACGGTGGTTCCTGA
- the LOC112803150 gene encoding uncharacterized protein, which yields MSLWCSPYNFLPRSSSSPNCIGLATPILFSSDFKPLQVPSPSQRFRVAAKSNSGTEPSPPTNTSFLAFLCPLLKLFSGGDPSKQRNFTFEVATSSLATLSRFPWGTKSKRHTSLNTPVTSNLPVNLQLFEFEACPFCRRVREALTELDLSVEVYPCPKGSVRHREVVRRTGGKEQFPFLIDQNCGVSMYESGDIVKYLFERYGEGRSPSLGLLESTIFTGWMPTILRAGRGMTLWERSRLDIPPGKLELFSYENNPYARIVREALCELELPYTLQNVGEGSRQIKLLLDASGSKEVPYMIDHNTGFQSGDYRMILSYLFETYSTAIV from the exons ATGTCGTTGTGGTGCTCCCCTTACAACTTTCTTCCccgttcttcatcttctcccaatTGCATTGGCTTAGCAACTCCAATTCTCTTCTCCTCAGACTTCAAACCTCTCCAAGTTCCCTCCCCTTCCCAGAGATTCAGAGTTGCAGCTAAATCGAACTCGGGAACGGAGCCGTCTCCCCCCACAAACACAAGCTTTCTCGCTTTTCTATGTCCTCTGCTCAAGCTTTTCTCT GGAGGAGATCCTTCTAAACAACGCAATTTCACTTTCGAG GTGGCAACATCTTCCTTGGCTACCCTCTCAAGATTTCCATGGGGAACAAAATCCAAACGTCACACTTCACTCAACACTCCCGTCACCTCAAATCTTCCTGTTAATCTGCAGCTTTTTGAATTTG AGGCATGCCCCTTTTGTAGAAGGGTACGGGAGGCCTTGACTGAACTAGATCTTTCTGTGGAG GTTTATCCTTGTCCTAAGGGTTCTGTAAGACACAGAGAGGTGGTAAGAAGAACTGGTGGCAAAGAGCA gTTTCCTTTCCTCATTGATCAAAATTGTGGTGTTTCTATGTATGAAAGTG GTGATATCGTGAAATACTTGTTTGAGCGATATGGAGAAGGTAGAAGTCCATCATTGGGTTTACTGGAGAG CACTATTTTTACTGGATGGATGCCAACAATACTTCGAGCAGGTAGGGGAATGACCCTTTGGGAACGTTCCAGGCTTGACATTCCTCCAGGGAAGTTGGAGCTCTTCTCATACGAAAATAATCCA TATGCACGAATTGTTCGTGAGGCATTGTGTGAATTGGAACTTCCTTACACTCTACAAAATGTTGGAGAAGGATCTCGCCAGATTAAGTTACTTTTGGATGCTTCCGGATCTAAAGAG GTTCCTTACATGATTGATCACAATACTGGATTTCAATCTGGGGACTATAGGATGATCCTATCTTATTTGTTTGAAACCTATTCCACAGCTATTGTATGA
- the LOC112804065 gene encoding lysine histidine transporter-like 5, giving the protein MEQTVQENAGENEGNNANANNDERGSRDAKWWCSTFHNVTAMVGAGVLGLPFAISQLGWIPGVTAIMLSWLVTFYTLWQLVEMHEMVAGRRFDRYYELGEHMLGPKLGFWLVMVQQLTVQIASTIVYCVTGGKSLKKFFDLLVPGWSGVRQTFYILFFILLQFLLSQTPNFNKLKLVSMLAALMSVCYSTVAVVTSIIIGVRHHPSHYGVRSDTVAGMTFDVFTALGTIAFAFAGHSVVLEIQATLPSTEEVPSKKPMWRGVVSAYLIVILCYMAVAVSGYWAFGSAVEDDVLISLEHPAWVIAVANLMVFVHVIGSFQVFAMPVFDTIESLLVRKYNFAPSRTLRLVSRSLFVALVGFIALCVPFFGGLLGFFGGLAFTSTSYIIPGVLWLAAPKPKHYSKVHSYVSVVCITIGLFIAITAPIGGVRTIILSIKTYKFFS; this is encoded by the exons ATGGAACAAACGGTTCAGGAGAATGCGGGTGAGAACGAAGGAAACAATGCTAATGCTAATAATGATGAAAGGGGTTCTAGGGACGCAAAATGGTGGTGTTCGACTTTCCACAATGTGACTGCCATGGTTGGCGCTGGAGTCCTTGGCTTGCCATTTGCTATATCCCAGCTTGGATG GATTCCAGGTGTAACAGCAATCATGTTGTCATGGCTTGTGACATTCTATACACTGTGGCAACTGGTGGAGATGCATGAAATGGTTGCGGGGAGGAGATTTGATCGATACTATGAATTGGGAGAGCACATGCTTGGGCCTAAGCTGGGATTCTGGTTGGTGATGGTGCAACAGCTGACCGTACAGATTGCGTCCACCATCGTGTATTGCGTGACCGGCGGCAAGTCACTGAAGAAGTTCTTCGATCTCTTGGTTCCCGGCTGGAGTGGCGTCCGTCAGACATTCTACATCCTCTTCTTTATCCTCCTCCAGTTTCTGCTCTCACAGACTCCTAACTTCAATAAGCTTAAACTAGTTTCCATGCTCGCTGCCCTCATGTCTGTCTG TTACTCGACGGTAGCAGTGGTGACGTCAATAATAATAGGGGTGCGTCATCATCCTAGTCATTATGGAGTTCGATCTGACACCGTTGCGGGAATGACATTTGATGTGTTCACAGCGCTTGGGACCATAGCATTTGCGTTTGCGGGGCACAGCGTGGTGTTAGAGATCCAGGCGACGCTGCCGTCAACGGAGGAAGTACCGTCGAAGAAACCAATGTGGCGAGGCGTGGTGTCTGCATACTTGATAGTTATTTTGTGCTATATGGCAGTAGCAGTGTCTGGGTATTGGGCCTTCGGAAGTGCCGTTGAAGACGATGTCCTCATCTCACTTGAGCACCCCGCCTGGGTCATTGCCGTTGCTAATTTAATGGTCTTCGTTCATGTCATAGGCAGCTTCCAG gtttttGCTATGCCCGTTTTTGATACCATTGAGTCGCTCCTCGTACGAAAGTACAACTTCGCTCCCTCCAGGACTCTTCGCCTCGTTTCTCGAAGCCTTTTCGTCG CTCTTGTGGGGTTTATTGCCTTATGTGTTCCATTTTTTGGAGGATTGTTAGGCTTCTTTGGAGGACTCGCATTTACATCAACATCATATATT ATTCCGGGTGTATTGTGGCTTGCTGCCCCAAAACCAAAGCACTATAGCAAGGTCCATTCTTATGTATCAGTG GTTTGCATTACTATTGGTCTTTTCATAGCAATTACTGCACCCATCGGAGGAGTGCGAACAATCATTCTTTCCATAAAGACGTATAAATTTTTCTCCTAA